Proteins encoded by one window of Luteimonas yindakuii:
- a CDS encoding UdgX family uracil-DNA binding protein (This protein belongs to the uracil DNA glycosylase superfamily, members of which act in excision repair of DNA. However, it belongs more specifically to UdgX branch, whose founding member was found to bind uracil in DNA (where it does not belong), without cleaving it, appears to promote DNA repair by a pathway involving RecA, rather than base excision.), whose amino-acid sequence MQAVVDPPWDGDAWRTLARQAWCAGLAPEHLVWDGDPQAMLVAGPSLQALPATRPPPRVDADFPALVSTVACHTDPQRFALLYRLLWRMASGEPRLLERASDPDVQRVRMLEKAVRRDSHKMKAFVRFREVPGQDDHYIAWFEPAHRILDRVAPFFARRFAGMHWAILTPYRSVAWAGEALVYGPGATRGDAPSDDAQEALWRTYYAHIFNPARLNPTMMRSEMPQKYWKGLPEAALLPTLLREAGPRVQAMAERAPELPRRRIPAPAPEPASTVQGLDALREAAAACRRCPLWEPATRTVFGEGPHDARVVVVGEQPGDEEDLSGRPFVGPAGRLLDRALAELGIARERLWLTNAVKHFRFEPRGKRRLHRNPEVSHVRACRPWLQQELAALQPEVVVCLGATAAQAVFGGGFRLMEGRGRWHALEGARGLATVHPAWVLRQGDAASRDLAYAGFVDDLRLLVDHVG is encoded by the coding sequence GTGCAGGCAGTCGTCGATCCGCCCTGGGATGGCGATGCCTGGCGCACCTTGGCACGCCAGGCATGGTGCGCCGGCCTCGCTCCGGAGCACCTGGTCTGGGACGGCGATCCGCAGGCGATGCTGGTGGCAGGGCCTTCGTTGCAGGCCTTGCCGGCGACGCGGCCGCCGCCGCGGGTGGATGCCGACTTCCCCGCGTTGGTGTCGACGGTCGCCTGCCACACCGATCCGCAGCGCTTCGCCCTGCTGTACCGGCTGCTGTGGCGGATGGCGTCCGGTGAGCCTCGGCTGCTCGAACGCGCCAGCGATCCCGATGTGCAGCGCGTGCGCATGCTGGAAAAGGCGGTGCGCCGCGACAGCCACAAGATGAAGGCGTTCGTGCGCTTCCGCGAGGTGCCGGGGCAGGACGACCATTACATCGCCTGGTTCGAACCGGCACATCGCATTCTCGACCGGGTGGCGCCGTTCTTCGCCCGCCGCTTCGCCGGCATGCACTGGGCCATCCTCACCCCGTACCGCAGCGTGGCCTGGGCGGGCGAGGCGCTCGTCTACGGCCCGGGCGCGACGCGTGGCGATGCGCCTTCCGACGATGCGCAGGAAGCGCTGTGGCGCACCTATTACGCGCACATCTTCAATCCGGCGCGGCTCAACCCGACGATGATGCGTTCGGAGATGCCGCAGAAATACTGGAAGGGCCTGCCCGAGGCGGCGCTGTTGCCGACCCTGCTGCGCGAGGCGGGGCCGCGCGTGCAGGCGATGGCGGAACGTGCGCCGGAGTTGCCGCGTCGACGCATTCCCGCACCGGCGCCCGAGCCGGCATCGACGGTGCAGGGCCTGGACGCGTTGCGCGAGGCGGCCGCCGCGTGCCGCCGCTGTCCGCTGTGGGAACCGGCCACGCGCACCGTGTTCGGCGAAGGTCCGCACGATGCGCGGGTGGTGGTGGTCGGCGAACAGCCCGGCGACGAGGAGGACCTCAGCGGGCGCCCGTTTGTCGGCCCCGCCGGGCGCCTGCTCGATCGCGCACTGGCCGAGCTCGGCATCGCACGCGAGCGCCTGTGGCTGACCAACGCGGTCAAGCACTTCCGTTTCGAGCCGCGCGGCAAGCGCCGCCTGCACCGCAACCCGGAGGTCTCGCATGTGCGTGCCTGCCGGCCGTGGCTGCAGCAGGAACTGGCCGCGCTGCAGCCGGAGGTCGTGGTGTGCCTGGGCGCGACCGCCGCGCAGGCGGTGTTCGGCGGCGGCTTCCGGTTGATGGAGGGGCGCGGCCGCTGGCACGCGCTGGAGGGCGCACGTGGCCTGGCCACCGTGCATCCGGCCTGGGTGCTGCGCCAGGGTGATGCGGCGTCGCGCGACCTGGCCTATGCGGGATTCGTCGACGACCTGCGGTTGCTGGTCGACCACGTCGGCTGA
- a CDS encoding PepSY domain-containing protein — MKHRHSHVRVALLALALSAAGTASAQRADTAGAMQADTSHHGAHQTTMTEAQARAALEGEGFRNVRDLEFEHGLWSADVDSADGNKNDVYLDPATGDVFPDNAPARISENEVRASLTAGGYQHIDDVEFDDGIWKAEARNAEGQKLNLRIAPTDGRVLHERID, encoded by the coding sequence ATGAAGCATCGTCATTCCCACGTCCGCGTCGCGCTGCTGGCGCTGGCACTGTCCGCGGCCGGAACCGCCTCCGCGCAGCGCGCCGACACTGCCGGCGCGATGCAGGCCGACACCAGCCACCACGGCGCCCACCAGACCACGATGACCGAGGCCCAGGCGCGCGCGGCGCTCGAGGGCGAGGGTTTCCGCAATGTGCGCGACCTCGAGTTCGAACACGGCCTGTGGAGCGCCGATGTCGACAGCGCCGACGGCAACAAGAACGATGTGTATCTCGATCCCGCCACCGGCGACGTCTTCCCCGACAACGCGCCTGCACGCATCTCCGAGAACGAGGTGCGCGCCAGCCTCACCGCCGGCGGCTACCAGCACATCGACGATGTCGAATTCGACGACGGCATCTGGAAAGCCGAGGCACGCAACGCCGAGGGCCAGAAGTTGAACCTGCGCATCGCCCCCACCGATGGCCGGGTGCTGCACGAACGCATCGACTGA